atgacatcttttgggattcaaaatccctttctttagttgcctaaTCGTCaccattctcttttgtctcccttaCCGGTGCCACATGATCAGTGGAAtatggtgaggtgactacccagtccaccttaggcaagatgaaaaccaggtcaaaacttttcttaacataaaaataacaccatttgcatacCTTGATTCCAATGTtgatcaaaatcaaaacatacaactgttcatatacactaattctacatcaccgttggacagaaatagaattaacgtATAAAATCATTAAAgttcacaactgttcttacacactaattctacatcaccgttgggcagaaatagaattaatgcataaatcattaaaatttacatctgttcttatacactaattctacatcatcgttgggcagaaataaaattaatgcataaatcattaaaattaacaacttttcttatacactaattctacatcaccgttgggcagaagtaaaattaatgcataaatcattaaaattatgatattgttattaacaacgttggtcagaaaataacaacatcataatctatgtcaaaactctttttctccaattaaataccacattggttcaaaataacggGAGAATCAACTATTTCTTTAGCAGCagaaaaactctctttttctccaattaaatatcacattgattcaaaataactggagaataaacaacttctttagcagcggaaaaactttcactcaatttcttgaattttacccacagggaaaaattactttttctatttttcttttgagccatttATTCATTTTCAGGAAATAAAATCtttactggaaaatgaaaaaacaaaaaaaaacagattCAAAAATTCATTGTTCTTTGATCTTGGGCTGGAACTGGTATAGTGGCCCGGCCCATCTCTCCGTGCGCGCGCAGGCCGCACACAGGcagcaacctgggcctgggccggcaaagttgCGCTAccgcgcgcgcccgcctgggccaacCTGCGGTCCAGTCGCGCTCCGTCGTCGAATCGAATCGGACGGCCGAGCGTTCTTTTCGTCCGGTCAAAACCATCGCCACGGCCGGTGCCCCGGAACCCTAGCTCATTCGCCCCctgccctttctctctctttgcTCTCTCTTCTCAGCCGCAACGATGACAGCAGCCACCGAGTACCCACAGAGCGAGGACGACAGAGCGGGCAGCCATGGcgtcgtcgccggccccctcgccggcgtgcgtgctccccaatgggtgagcacgctgccgtcgagcggcctagccgcggcgcccccttggccgagcccggcgacCAGCTACCCCCGGCTCggcccttcttctcccgcgccggcgaagggccATCCCGACGCATGGCGAGGTAGGTTTCTTCTCCCTTCCCTTTCTCCTTCCCCTAGTTCTTTTTGATTTGGATTGGTCTTCTCTTTTCCCAACCGACTGTGGGGAATTAGGGTTTGTTCTAGGGTTCAATTCGAATGGGAATCTAGGGTtccttttcttcttccccttcggaTTTTCTTTtatatcttctttcttttcttttcgcttgttcacccgaaaaggggatctagggttagggttcggttgaacccgattCGTGTTTTCTTTTGGTTTGATTCGAGATCTTTGAGATTATCCCCTTCTCCTCttccctttcttttcttttgaatcTTCGTCTTTCTAcggattcaaccgattggggtactagggttagggtttcgtgatttgcacttttcttttgatttctttccttttcttttaggATTTAGGGTTCGGCTCTGTTCATCTTAAGGTCgaaaccttttcttttcctcctttCTTTAACCCTTCCTATTCTTTTTCCCCGAGTTGTTTGCGCGGGTTAGGTTCTTGAGATCCTTTCCCCTTtctcttctctgatccgaacacGGATGTTCTTCTCTTATTTTCTTACCACACGCCGGTGAGGATGGCGGTGTGGCACTTTTCCcccacgcggtggcggtggtTACCGGTAGacagtgacgtccgccaccccggtctctctttctctttgcttttacccggttagagTTAGGGTTACACAGTGAcaacctggctctggtaccaatgttaggatcgaatgagtaccactgtgtgtaaccgtagatccgggtagacctctcctttagggtttctctaCTTGCCCTTGGACAGTAGCACTGCAGCAGCGTAGGACGCCGGTACCGCGGCGTTGTAGGCGTCGTGGTGGCGATGCCGCAAAGTCCAGTGACGACCGTGGTGACCCTGCAGAGGCGACGGCAGtggtggggcatcccgtcgctggTAGCACGCTTTAGATCGGTTTAGGTTTACTGTGGGTGGGATGGCGGCTGCTCCGTTGAACCTCGTAACCCGAGCCCTAATCCCCACTTTACTTTTTATATGTGTTgtacgacaggggcccaccaactgtattagggttgggctctcCCGATCAGAGAGCAAAGACAAGGacccaatagaccgttgggcctgtggtggagatcaactaacagggCATAGCCTGCGTCCCCCTCGCTCCCTATTAGGACTAACGAGCTGGGGTCCTGCCACCGCTCGACTATCCCCTCGCTGGAGGACCTCATGGCCGAGGTGCCACGCCCAGCGCAAACACGCGGCGGACAGCACCTCCAAGATCCGTCGGAGCCACCGCCTCGCCGTGAAGGAGAACCCCTTCTATGAGGACGCCACCTCCAAGGCTACTCGTGTCTAGGCTGAAAAGCTGGACCTGTCCAAGGACTCCAGCAACATGGCCGAGGCTCTGGCTTGCTCGAGCATCCTGAAGCGCCCACCCCTGGCCTGCACCGCCCACTCCCGCCTCCGTAGGCTAGCGCGCGTCTACGGGATTCAGCTACCGTCCGACGCTCCCACAGGTGCCCCGACTGTCGTGTGACACCGTGCGCGGCGTGCCTGGAGCTACAGTTTGCCCATGCCATCCACGTCAGCAGCTCTCGCTGGCCCTTGAGGCCCCTTTTCCCTTTCACTGTGGTTGTGTCTGAGCTTCGAGGTGGCTCATGTACCCTGTTCACCTCCGTACCCTGTGTTCTTGTATCTGTGTTTAGGTTCTTTGGTGGTGGTCCATGTGATGTACACCAGCCTTTGTGCGTGAATCAAATCGAGTCCAGTTCGTGCTACTGTCTGGTATTGCTTTTCTCCCATGGCTAAGTAGCTCTCCCTCTTTTCTTGCAATGTCCGCGGCCTCGGCCAGTCCAAGAAGTGCGACGACGTCCTCCTGGAGCTTATCAGCGCCTCCCCCATCATTGTCGGTCTCCACCCCGCTGTCGCCGCTAGCCACACTCTTTGTTGCCGCATAAAAAATTGCCATCGCGAGTGTTGTGCTTGGGCAAAGCGGACCCGCTCCCCTGACCAACGTGAGGCTGATCTTCGCATCCTCATCGATTCCCTCGACCTCCTTGAAGAATGTCCCCAGATCTCTCGCACAGGTGAGCTAATGAttcatcgtcgttgtcgaccACACACTACGTCTGAAGGTAGAAGAGGGAGAGAGAACAGAGCGTGCATACACACAGCATAAGCACCAGTTGGTCGGAGCTCTACAGAGGAggtggcaaaactgaactcgctcactttactgaattgcagtgggaagctatacaTACAACACTACCCATATACAACTCTAcctatctaatcctagtacacaaacATGTCATGCTGCCATgttgctatagtgactagatgtgatagcagggctgactttggcgtctgTCCCTACTGTTGCTATAGTGCCACAGGGGAGTCTTTCGGCGCCTGCTCCTGCCGCGGCTACAGTGCAACAGTACGGAGCCCTTTCGGCACCTGTCCCTGCCACGCATtcagagcagcagattactttatagTTTTTcttctaatcctactgctaatcCTAGAATctccaccatgccgatcatcttcttcagctccgtgaaccaAAGACGGCCGAGCAGCTTGGTGAGAACATCCATGAGTTGCCGACcggtttcgacgaactcgatgacgatctgttctccatcgacacagtccctgagaaagtggaacttgatgtcgatgtgcttgctccggtcataGAGAACTGGATTCTTCGCAAGGGtgatggtgggctggttgtccaccatcagtgctggcggatgagcttccacaccggtcagcttgcCCAGTAGCTGGCGTAGCCATACAGCTTGACACGCCACTGTGGCTGCCACCACGTACTATGCCTCGtatgtagatagcgccaccataTTCTGTTTcagtgacaaccatgagattggagccggcccaagaaagacaagcacGCCAGTGGTGCTTCGTCGGCCGTCAATGTCCCTtgtcatgtctgcatcgctgatcGTAGTGAGCTGCAACCCACTTCCGTCGGTCTTGGAGAAGACGTTCTcctgatccaccatccccttgacgtagcgcagtagcctcTTCACCGCGGCCTAGTGATCCTCTcatggatcctccatgaagcagcggacgtagcccacggcgaacgcaatgtctggGCTCATGtgtactaggtagcgtagaccgccgaTAATGCTCagatagagtgttgcatctaccctcGCCGCGGTAATAGCCTTCGtcagctttagccgctcctccatcagagtcacgcacggcttgcactcagccatgttgctctgctccaacagcttcgaggcgtacgcACTCTAaccgagcgtgagcgcctccttcccctatctcacctcgatgccgaggtagtaggagagcacgccaagatcgctcattcgaaaacgagccgccatctctcgcttgaagctgtcgatgtcctccacaCGCacaccggtgatgatcaagttctccacatacacgccgatgaTGAGCTCCTCTTTCCCCCGCTGTCGCATGTAGAGCACGTGCTTGATTGCACATAGCGTGGCATTCCATGCTCGTGGGccctgccgcagcccgtagagcgccttgcgcagtcggagcatcctatgctccgctcccttgacggtgaaacccgaaggttgcctgacgaagactgtctcctctagctcaccgttgaggaaggctgattttacATCTAGGTGATGGACGCGtcagtccttcgctgctgccaaagccagtagcagtcggatagactccatgcgcgctaccggcgcaaagacttccttaAAGTTGATGCCCtcacgctggacaaagcctcgggtgaCGAGGCGcgtcttgtgcttgacaatggcgccgcgctcgtctcgcttgaccttgtacacccacttcaggatGATCTGatgacatcctggaggtggatcgatgagctcccaagtcttgttttcctcgatcgccttcatctcctccagcatcgcctgtCACCAATTTGCATCGTGCTTGGccagcgtgaacgtgggtggttcctctgcactgacgagaagtagctctgggtcattgagtaGCCGACCCACCAGGCCTAAGAACCCCatgccaccgacgatgtcgttTAGCCTGTGgaactgcacctcctcaccgttgtggaaagcatccacgaactctgtaatgtcgcttggaggtgaggcaaactcgatctGCGTCCATGGAGTCCTTTATTCCGCTAGAGTGGTTGGCATAGcgcctggagtgctcggcaccctggctacagtgctcggcaccactcctgtaGTGCTCGACACCCCTCCCATAGTGCTCAGCAccaccccaggagtgctcggcatcagtctcggagtggtcggcaccactgcaagacctcttggctccgctaTGGGAGCGTTCGACACCCGTCCTAAAGTAGTCAGCACCACTGCAGGACCGCTCGACACCACTCGTGGTGTGCTTGGCACCCTTTCTGGAGTGCTCAACACCCctctcggagtgctcggcaccgccccgggagtgctcggctctgttgctggagtggtcggcacctcctctctagtGTCTCCACCATCgttgatgaccaagtgctcgacaatgaaggtgctggtgaagccgacagcttcccccatgctcggactATTCCAGTCCTAGGCTGCCTTCTCGACGAACACGACATCGCATGAGACAACCACCTTTCCTCCGCTgtgtcgtagagccggtacgccatggtaccttcctcgtagccaaggagcaccatcggtgtgcttctgtcctccagcttggtgaggactggcttcgtcttcctgacatggACAATGCAGCCCAATGTCTAGAGGAAGAACATgatcggcttgcgcccataccaagcttcgaacggtatCACGCCCTTCAGCACCTTTTTGGGTGCacagttgaggatgaacaccgccgtggtcaccgcctcaccccagaaccttaccggcatgctcttggccttcatcatggatcgagccatgccaaccACCGTCTGGTTTCGCcgttccaccatgccattctgctatggcgagtatggcgcggtgtggtgtcacaccacaccctgatccacgcagtacatagcaaactccaccgaagtgaattcaccgccacGATCAGTTCGCAAAAAGCGTAGCTTCTAGCCACTCGCgcacgccttgaacttcttgatcacctccGCCGTCTCATCCTTGCTCGTCAgaagttgcagccacatatagcgactataATCAtcccacgagcaggaggaagtaccgccgaccatcGTTTGtcgctggcgtgattggcccgcagagatcgccgtggacgagctcgagagcatccGTTGTGCGATACTTGGCTGCCTTTGGGAAcgacagcctcctctgcttctcggctaggtagctgtcacacagctcgcctgcgtgcttgatgtggggcagccctcggaccatcttctccagtcgACCGAGCGCGTtgaagctgagatggccgaaccgggtatgccacagccacggctcctcggTGTGTTGTGCTGCCAGGCACAATGGCTATTCCACCTTTAAGTCGAGCAGGTACAGGCGGTTCTagaacctcttcaccttggcaagaaggcgctgCTCCTGGTCCGTGATCCTaaggacgccgtccttgatcagtacctcgctgccgCACTCATCCAGCTggtcaatgctgatgatgcttgaatgaagctgcgggatgtaatatacatccatcaGTGCGTGGTGCTCGCCattctagcacctgaagatgatggtgccatgccctcggatcgccacccttgagccgtcaccaaacttcactgtGCTGGTCACATTGCCATCGAGCTCAAAGAAGACTTCCttagagcccgtcatgtggttgctggagccggagtccaggtaccaccgctgctcctgctcgtcgCCCACACATTCGAGGTGGACTTGGACatgcggttcgtcgaggttgatagccttcagagccttgtcgtgcccttccatcaccatcacctctcccttctccttggcctcaacatcgtacagtgcacagaacgtcgccattagGAGAGTGGTCTCATCATCCTCATTAGCCTGTGCTAAATGAGCCTCAGCATTCTTCTCCTTCTTGCGATTTGGGTACTTCTTTGCCCgatggcccgtcttcccgcagcgTCGGTAgatgttggggtcgaccttcttcttcttctccaaagaagccttgtcGCGGTGCTTGTCATCACCACCGTGGCTGAAGGAGGCTTCCTCggacttcttcttcttcatccgggcagcccactcctcctctgtcagcaacAGCTTGTCGTTGTCGGTCGTTGCTATGGCCTGCTCCATGCACTCGTTCACCGCCTGTAGATGCCTtgccacatcctcaatggtgagggtggacaagttcaacatcgtctctatggagagagcgatttggatgtacttcaccgacacggagtggaggtacttggagaccatctcttcttcgtcgatggtgatgccgtGGCTCCTCAACTTGCTGATAAGCGACtataggcggagggagaagtcctccaccgactcaccatccttgaacttgaggtgggtgtactcctgcttcagcagctaggccgtcgccttctttgcgcggtcgaagCTGACACGCATCGCTACAATGGTCTACCACACCTCCTTAGAAGAGTTCTTCGTCCtcaatggctccctgtactccgctggcatagcagcgaggatagcctccaatgctggCATGTCGTTTTCtttgttgtcggtgcccttgtcaatggtaTTCCAGAGCTGTCGGGTTATGAGCTTGACCTTTATGGTCACcacccactcgccatagttggtgcgagtcagcgtcagcCAACTGATATCGCTGACCTCCTGCACCATACGCACGACGACCTCCTATCGTGGctaggcagccacagcagcgTCGCTGCTGTCgccaaaccgtccgtcatcgccatcagttagtccggcgacggcacttgtacggctctgatagaTCTTCCGCATGGGTGAGCCGATCGCTCACcgtcgttgccgaccacacacactacggatggaggtagaagagggagaaagaacagagcgcacacacatagcacaagcaccagcgttggccggagctttGCAGagtagatggcaaaactgaactcgctcactTTATTGAGTTACAGTGGGAagttatatatacaactctacccatctaatcctagtacacagacataccAGGTTACCATGCTGCTACagtactagatgtgacagcagggctgactttgacgtctgcccctgctgtggctacagtgtggTATGAGAGTTTTTCGACGCCTACCCCTACCACGGCTATAGTACAGCAGTAAGGAGCCCTTTCGACGTGTGCCCTTACCGTCTGTTCCAGATGGAACAACTACTTTACATTACAGAACTCCCCTGTCCCGTTCTTCGGTACGCTGACGACACCCTCATCCTTCTCAAAGGCGACGTCGCCGGTGTCACTAGGCTCAAACGGCTCCTGGACAGCTTCTCCCATGCCACTGGTTTACATATTAACTTCCACAAGTCCACCTTTCTTCCGATGAACATCAACGATGAGCAGGTTCAATCCATGGTCGGCATCCTTGGCTGCTCTGTCTCCTCTTTCCCCCAAACCTACCTCGGTCTCCCCATCTCCCCCCACAAATTAAAAGTCTGCGACTACCAGCCCCTAATTGAATCTTTCGACCGCTATTTGTCCGGCTCGAAGGCCAAGCTTCTCAGCTCCGGCGGCCGCGTCATTCTGGTCAACGCCGTCCTGGGGAGCCTATCTATTCACTATATGCTCTCTCTGGTGCTCCCCAAAACAGTCCGCGACATGATTGATGCCAGGCGCCGTGCTTTCCTTTGGACGGGGAGCGACAAATGCCATGGCTCACAGTGTCTTGTTGCCTGGGACAGGCTCTGCCGCTCCAAAGCTGCTGGGGGCCTTGGTGTTCGCAACTTGGAAGATCGAAACCATTGCCTGCTCTTGAAGCTCGTCTCCAAACTCCTTGGCCCGGACACCCTTCCCTGGAAGACGTGGCACTGGCGCCACAGCTCCCATGATCCTGGCGATGGCGAGCCCCATTCCTTCCTCGACCGTATCGTCCATGAAGAACTGCCACGCCTCCGTCAGATTACCACGGTCCAAGTCGGCAATGGTCAGTCTACCTCCTTTTGGCTTGACACCTGGCTTGGGTCTCAGAACCTTGCCTCCTGTTTTCCCGCCCTCTTCTCTCACTGCTGTAGACCCCTTGCCAGCGTCCATGACTCAATGCAAGCCGGTATTGATCACCTCCTCCAGCCCCGCATTGCCAACCAGGCCTCCTTGGAGTTGAGCTCTCTCTCCAGCTCTCTTTCGCAAATCCAGCTCTCCAGCCTTCCCGATATCCGCCGCCTTAACCTTCCCACTGCCCCCCTCTTCACCAGCCGAGGTGCCTACCTCGTGCTCCACTCTGACGACCCTGAACTCCATGGTCCCAAACTCATCTGGAACTCTCGGCTCCCTGGCAAAATTCGCTTCTTTGGCTGGCTAACCCATTTTGACAGGATAAACTCACGCGCCAACCTTTTCGCCAAGAACATCAAGCCCCTTGAAGAATGCTTCTGTCCTGCCTGTGATCATGTTCTGGAGACCGgcgaccatattttgatctcctgccCGAGAGCACAGAGGGTCTGGTACGCGTCGACGCGGCGGCCGGCGATCAGCAACACCCATGGCGCATCGGATGCAGCGTCAACCTCCCGGCCAAAGTGCGTATGGATGTCATGCTCGTGATCCTTAGGCACATCTGGAAAGCCCGCAACGCCCTCGTCTTCAACTCTGTGGACGAAGACACGGCAAGTGTTCCGCGTGGGGTCGTGAAAGACCTCAACCTCTGGGCttgccgcttcgggagcaacaAAGGCCTCATTTGTACCTGGGCGCTCTACATCCAGAGCGGCCTAGCTGAGC
This DNA window, taken from Miscanthus floridulus cultivar M001 chromosome 13, ASM1932011v1, whole genome shotgun sequence, encodes the following:
- the LOC136499313 gene encoding uncharacterized protein — encoded protein: MVSKYLHSVSVKYIQIALSIETMLNLSTLTIEDVARHLQAVNECMEQAIATTDNDKLLLTEEEWAARMKKKKSEEASFSHGGDDKHRDKASLEKKKKVDPNIYRRCGKTGHRAKKYPNRKKEKNAEAHLAQANEDDETTLLMATFCALYDVEAKEKGEVMVMEGHDKALKAINLDEPHVQVHLECVGDEQEQRWYLDSGSSNHMTGSKEVFFELDGNVTSTVKFGDGSRVAIRGHGTIIFRC